A genomic segment from Gavia stellata isolate bGavSte3 chromosome 6, bGavSte3.hap2, whole genome shotgun sequence encodes:
- the LOC104255103 gene encoding microtubule nucleation factor SSNA1 — protein sequence MTQQGAVLQGYNNELVKCIEDLCMQKEELNKQIQQAEEEKNKLQHEIQVLSEQLECVCENLAQKVASRNELDKILAETEAAYMKILDSSRTLLNVLKKEVGSLKHMPELKTNVT from the coding sequence ATGACTCAGCAGGGAGCTGTTCTTCAGGGTTACAATAACGAGCTCGTGAAATGCATTGAAGACTTGTGTATgcaaaaagaagagctgaaCAAACAAATCCagcaagcagaagaggaaaaaaataaactccagCATGAAATCCAAGTTCTGAGTGAACAACTGGAGTGTGTATGTGAAAACCTGGCCCAAAAGGTAGCGTCACGGAATGAGCTTGATAAAATTCTTGCCGAAACTGAAGCTGCTTACATGAAGATTTTGGATAGTTCTAGAACTTTGCTTAATGTCCtgaagaaggaagtgggaagCCTAAAGCATATGCCAGAGCTGAAAACCAATGTAACGTGA